One Leucoraja erinacea ecotype New England chromosome 3, Leri_hhj_1, whole genome shotgun sequence genomic window carries:
- the LOC129694337 gene encoding collagen alpha-1(I) chain-like, with protein MVNKRISLPPGNLPHPRCILSLPPEPAGASRSRPGPVGASRSQSGPAGASRGQPEPVGASRSQLEPAGASRSQPGHPGPAGASRSQPEPVGASRSQPEPAGASRGQPEPAGASRGQPEPAGASGASPEPAGASRGQLEPAGASRGQPEPAGASRSKPELAGASPEPVGASRGQLEPAGASRSQSEPAGASRGQPSQLEPAGASRSQPEPAGASRSRSQGPAGASRGQPEPAGASRSQLEPAGASRGQPELARASRSQPEPAGPWPAGASRSQSGAARASRSQSEPVGASRTQPARGQSGPVGASRSQLGPAGGQSDPAGGPVGASRGQPGPAGASGGQPEPVGASRGRSQPEPAGASRGAARASRSQSGGSRSQSGPVGASRTHSGPVGASRSQSGPVGASRGQPEPVGASRGQSGPAGAREPVGGSRSQSGPVGASRDQSGASRRQSGQPEPAGSSRGAAGASRGQSGPAGPIWGQSGPAGASRGQSGPVGASRSQPGPVGRASRSQSGPVGASRSQSGPVGASRGQSGPVGASRSPPVISRPSPRTGSRTLQTPSRVRGRAGGFAQEAVQPELSLSSGSPATDRGAATWGAWLLPGAPGCCCSGSRYSGHLAGRMITGEKIHLRADDFRLRAAFSLGS; from the exons GATCTCCCTGCCCCCCGGGAACCTGCCGCATCCTCGGTgcatcctctctctacccccggAGCCAGCCGGAGCCAGCCGGAGCCGGCCGGGGCCAGTCGGGGCCAGCCGGAGCCAGTCGGGGCCAGCCGGAGCCAGTCGGGGCCAGCCGGAGCCAGTCGGGGCCAGCCGGAGCCAGCTGGAGCCAGCCGGAGCCAGCCGGAGCCAGCCGGGCCATCCGGGGCCAGCCGGAGCCAGCCGGAGCCAGCCGGAGCCAGTCGGGGCCAGCCGGAGCCAGCCGGAGCCAGCCGGGGCCAGCCGGGGCCAGCCGGAGCCAGCCGGAGCCAGTCGGGGCCAGCCGGAGCCAGCTGGAGCCAGCGGAGCCAGCCCGGAGCCAGCCGGAGCCAGTCGGGGCCAGCTGGAGCCAGCCGGAGCCAGTCGGGGCCAGCCGGAGCCAGCCGGAGCCAGCCGGAGCAAGCCGGAGCTAGCCGGAGCCAGCCCGGAGCCAGTCGGGGCCAGTCGGGGCCAGCTGGAGCCAGCTGGAGCCAGCCGGAGCCAGTCGGAGCCAGCCGGGGCCAGTCGGGGCCAGCCGAGCCAGCTGGAGCCAGCCGGAGCCAGCCGGAGCCAGCCGGAGCCAGCCGGGGCCAGCCGGAGCCGGAGCCAGGGGCCAGCCGGAGCCAGCCGGGGCCAGCCGGAGCCAGCCGGAGCCAGCCGGAGCCAGTTGGAGCCAGCCGGGGCCAGCCGGGGCCAGCCGGAGCTAGCCAGGGCCAGCCGGAGCCAGCCGGAGCCAGCCGGGCCGTGGCCAGCCGGAGCCAGCCGGAGCCAGTCGGGGGCAGCCAGAGCCAGCCGGAGCCAGTCGGAGCCAGTCGGAGCTAGCCGGACCCAGCCAGCCAGGGGCCAGTCGGGGCCAGTCGGGGCCAGCCGGAGCCAGCTGGGGCCAGCCGGGGGCCAGTCGGATCCAGCCGGAGGGCCAGTCGGGGCCAGCCGGGGCCAGCCAGGGCCAGCCGGAGCCAGCGGGGGGCAGCCGGAGCCAGTCGGGGCCAGTCGGGGCCGGAGCCAGCCGGAGCCAGCCGGAGCCAGTCGGGGGGCAGCCAGAGCCAGCCGGAGCCAGTCGGGGGGCAGCCGGAGCCAGTCGGGGCCAGTCGGGGCCAGTCGGACCCATTCGGGGCCAGTCGGGGCCAGCCGGAGCCAGTCGGGGCCAGTCGGGGCCAGTCGGGGCCAGCCGGAGCCAGTCGGGGCCAGTCGGGGCCAGTCGGGGCCAGCCGGAGCCAGGGAGCCAGTCGGGGGCAGCCGGAGCCAGTCGGGGCCAGTCGGGGCCAGTCGGGACCAGTCGGGGGCCAGCCGGAGACAGTCGGGTCAGCCGGAGCCAGCCGGATCCAGTCGGGGGGCAGCCGGAGCCAGTCGGGGCCAGTCGGGGCCAGCCGGACCCATTTGGGGCCAGTCGGGGCCAGCCGGAGCCAGTCGGGGCCAGTCGGGGCCAGTCGGGGCCAGCCGGAGCCAGCCGGGGCCAGTCGGTCGGGCCAGCCGGAGCCAGTCGGGGCCAGTCGGGGCCAGCCGGAGCCAGTCGGGGCCAGTCGGGGCCAGCCGGGGCCAGTCGGGGCCAGTCGGGGCCAGCCGGAGCCCGCCCGTGATCTCCCGGCCGTCACCGAGGACTGGTTCCCGGacgcttcagaccccgagtaga GTGCGTggtcgtgccggcggctttgcgcaggaagcGGTACAACCAGAGCTCAGCCTCTCCTCGGGGAGCCCGGCCACTGATCGGGGCGCTGCTACATGGGGCGCCTGGCTGCTACCTGGAGCGCCTGGCTGCTGCTGCTCGGGGAGCCGCTACTCGGGGCACTTGGCGGGACGGATGATTACGGGGGAAAAAATCCACCTGCGGGCGGATGATTTCAGGCTACGGGCCGCATTCAGCCTGGggtcgtag